The sequence below is a genomic window from Theobroma cacao cultivar B97-61/B2 chromosome 6, Criollo_cocoa_genome_V2, whole genome shotgun sequence.
TGACACATGGTGGCAGTCCCATTACTCTCCCTGAAAACGTTGTTCGGCCTTTTCCTCGTGAAATCAATGATCTGCAATCTCCATTCATCAGTCAAGGTTCAAGGGGCCACACGGGTGTGAATCTGTGTTTGCACAGTTTATAAGAATAGCAATGCTAGCCATCCAGTTGATGTGATTTCAGACTAGTAGATGATGATATCACCATGACTGATCAAGCAAATAAAAGCCCTCTCGAGGTTTTCTGAAAAAAGATGGCTAACCAGCTTCCCCCCCCTGCTTGAAACAGTGAGAGATTGGGGCCAGGAGGGGAAACAAGCCCAGCACTTGACACCGAGAGCTGAATCTTTAGCATCCCACAATACTTTCAGAAATGCTCGTGAGATAGGATCATAATATAGCTATTAGTACTAGTAGTGATACCTATCCGAAAATAGGTAGGAGCTGcaaaaaatgaagaataaaAAGCAATCAAAAGCGTAATCTTAATCTTTTTTACTTGACCCAGTCTAAAATCTTTCAAACATGAGTTGCCTTTCATCAgtaagaaaagggaaaaatataaaaagagaGTTTCATTTAGATTCATATGACACTGTTAAAGTGTTTGGACTGACTGTTACACTGTAATTTTCACTTTGGCATCACCGAAAGCAACAACTGGGGTAACCATATCCACAAATCCATCATGAGCATACTATTTCTTGTCATTTGCCAAGAGAAACTATGGGACTCACTCACAACATGACAACTCAGATTTGAATTGgccaaaagaaaatcaaagaggTAGCAAAAGGCTACCCCTAATTATGTGTACTTGCTAGTATGTTCAATCCTTTTTATAGTTTTTAATAAAGGAACATTATAGTAATTATATATCCCCATAAAAAGTCACATGTCTGCCACAAGGCAGACCACATACACTCCTTCCCATGAGTaccatatttttctttgtccTGGTAACCATTGATAATTGAGATTATCCCCATCTCCCTAGAGACATCTTTGTTATTCATCAGGAAAACTAGATTGAAAAAAGTTTGAATCATTGATAGAAATAAAATCTATGTACTAGTTAAAAGAGCAATCCATTGATTATTCAATTACTAATCTATTCCATTTATGACTATTATTTATTGTTCACCCAAAGCAACACACTAAACAAAATGCCATTACAATAAGAAGCTAGGGGAAACTTGTAAGTAGCTGGTAACACATAAAGAAGAACAATGGAAAAGAGTGGGAGAGCAAAGCAGTGATGAGATTCCAGTTCTAGTAACATTTGGGTTCGAAAGCAAATGGCCCAACGCTGTAGAGAATGAATGGGAGCTTGTTTGCAATAAATGGCTTCTCAGGCTTCAAGGTGGCGCCCTGCAACCCGTTGTTGAGATTTGATGGCTTGCTACATGAAGCCAACGGTGATGATACTAGGGAGACTGTGCATTTGTGGGCTCCAAAGCTGGTGATGGACTTTGGTGCTTCCAGGAAGAAATAGCCGTTCTTGTCAGTCTTGGCTTGGACCACTTGCTTGTATTTGGTATTCTTGCATGTTAGCTTTACAATGGCACCTGCCAAAACCAATGCCAAGTTGCTCAGTGAGAAAGTAATCGAGTATAGGGTAATTTTTCTCGGTCCAACGGATAAAAGCAAAATTGTTGTGTTTACAACCTAGGGTGCCAAAAGAATGCATGCCAGCCATTGATGCTACGTACACTTAGAAGTATGAGCTATTGTTGAAAAAAGGTAAAGTTTTGCTGCTTTTAACCCATAAAACGCCAAGCTGTTGATGTTAGTCAGACTTGGAAGTTGGAACCAAAAGACAAGCTTTTCTCTCTCATaactcaaaattcaaaatgcaagtttttcattcaaacaaaatgaatataaaaaaaaatgaaagtcACGTCAGGAATCATAGCATCTctaaatgcaaaaataattATGTACAACCATGCCTCATTCTAACATTGTTTACTTGTAGACAAGGGAGAAAGGCATGCTAAACCAAAATGATATTATcccataaaataaaaagactgTAGCTCATGATTCTCAATGCAAATGAATAAAACCCCTGAAGTACTCTTCTTTCAGTGAATATAAGGTTTTGTTTAAAAGAAACTTTGCTTAGATATTTTTAGCAATATCAAAATAGGTTTGGGACTGACCAAAGATAGGTTTAGCTCCCAAGAGGGTGTCAACTCCAGCGTACTTGCATGACTTGCAATAAACAACGCCCTGAACTGCCACGAGACTCCTTGAAGGCTTTGGGTAAGTGGGTGGCTTAGCCGGAGGATGAGATGGTGGGTATGTTGGAGGGTGAACTGGTGGCTTAGTCGGGGGATGAGTTGGTGGCTTAGTTGGAGGCTTCACTGGAGGGTAAACCGGGGGCTTAGTTGGGGGCTGAGTTGGTGGCTTAGTTGGAGGGTGAACTGGTGGCTTGGGTGGGTAAGTTGGTGGTTGAACTGGTGGCTTGGGTGGAGCGTAAGTTGGCGGCTTGGTTGGTGGTTGAACTGGTGGCTTGGGCGGAGCGTAAGTTGGCGGCTTGGTTGGTGGCTTGGGTGGTGGATAAACTGGTGCAGGAGTCGGGGCTTTAGGTGGGTGGCTTGGCGGCTTAGTGGGTGGAGGGGTGGGTGGATGAGGATGGGGGTGGGGGTGagggtggtggtggtggtggtgatgACTTGGTGGGGGACTAGGTGCCATCACAGGAGAAATAGGTTGGTGAGATCCTTCATGGTAATGAGGAGGCAAAGCCTCAGGCAAAATTTGACCAGACACTCTGAAGCTGCTCACTAAGAGCAGTGAAAGCTGCAGAAGCAAAACAGCTTTAGCTGCTGCTGCAAA
It includes:
- the LOC18596830 gene encoding non-classical arabinogalactan protein 31; amino-acid sequence: MGFAAAAKAVLLLQLSLLLVSSFRVSGQILPEALPPHYHEGSHQPISPVMAPSPPPSHHHHHHHPHPHPHPHPPTPPPTKPPSHPPKAPTPAPVYPPPKPPTKPPTYAPPKPPVQPPTKPPTYAPPKPPVQPPTYPPKPPVHPPTKPPTQPPTKPPVYPPVKPPTKPPTHPPTKPPVHPPTYPPSHPPAKPPTYPKPSRSLVAVQGVVYCKSCKYAGVDTLLGAKPIFGAIVKLTCKNTKYKQVVQAKTDKNGYFFLEAPKSITSFGAHKCTVSLVSSPLASCSKPSNLNNGLQGATLKPEKPFIANKLPFILYSVGPFAFEPKCY